From the Deinococcus sonorensis KR-87 genome, the window CAAGATGCCCAAGCTGCCGCCGGGGCTGGGTAGCTTCCCCGGCCGAAAATAACGCCTTGACTCGCCTGCCGAGGCTGCCTATACTGCCTGACGCTGCCCATTCTGTGGGACGTTAGCTCAATGGTAGAGCAGCTGACTTTTAATCAGCGGGTTGTAGGTTCGAGTCCTACACGTCCCACCACAGAAAAACCCCGTCCTAAACGGGGTTTTTTGCTTCTCTATGCCTGATCTGGAAGCGTCACAATTCCTGGATTGTCACAACGGCGTCACAACTGGCCCAAAATGGAGCAGCCCAGGCGGCCATGAACAACAGTCGCCCTGTTCACATGCTGCACCGCTCCTAGTGGTCTGAGTCAGAAGAACGCTGGGGATAACACGCTGACGAAGAGCAGGACCAACTCTTCAGCGATCCGAAACCAAGGCCTGACATGAAGAAAATACTCAAAGCACATCTCAATCAAATCACCAACTCCCCTTAAAGCCTCGTGTGGGCTGGGTAACGCGCCCCGGTGGCGCGTCGTTCGCCCGTGCCACAAATGCGACCGGTACGGGGACGTTCCACCGCTACACTGCTCCCGTGCCGCGTTCTCGCTGGATCGTCTTTGGGCTCCTCAATGCCTCCTGGATCCTGTTTGGACTTGGGATGTGGGGTTCGTTCTGGGCATTCAGTCGCGTCTTTTTCGATGGGGGAATGCGCGGACCCGGTTCCAATTTCCCGATGGTGCTGCTTGGGGTGCTCGCCTCCGTGGCGGTCAGCCTGATCATTACCGCAGGGCTGATTACCCGCCCATTAAAAGTCCACCGGCCGTATCTGATTGTCTGGTCCCTCCCTCCGCTGTGGCTGTATTACCTGACCTTCGCCTTCGCGGTGCAGGTGTTCGAGCAGCTACTGCCCAGGAACGTGAGCTTCGGTTCTCCACTGGCGGTCGCACTATGTGCCCTCGCCATTGGAACCGCGTTGTCCTGGCTCCTGAGCCAGCCACCAGACGCCACCAAGCCTCGAACAGTCCATGCGCAGGAGCCACGCCGGCACGTCCAGTTTCCGAAGCTCCCTCAGTGGGTCTATGTCGTCGCCTATGTCGTCGCCAGCCAGTTCATCGCACCTGCCCTCCAGGATGGACTGGAACACCTCACCGCAGGGAAACAGACCATCTACGGGGGCTATTCAGTACAAAACATTTGGGCACGCTTCACGGGTGACACCGCATCGATTGAACTCGCCCAACGCTCCCCAGACCGAGCATCCATCGTCATCGCTGAGAACCTGGGTGGTGGTTCGCGGGTCACCCTCGTCCGCACGGGATCACGAACACCCGCCTGGCAGACAGCGTTGCCCTTGCCTCATCCAGTGCCCGTGTGGCTTCAGGAGCAGGGCCGCCTCCTCGTCACCAGCCAAGATCAACCAAGTGGAGTTGTCCTAGATACACGAACGGGCAACGTGCTGGAACAGGTGGACAACACCGTGACGTTCTGTCGGCGGGCGTTCTGCTCGCCAGAGCGGTACGCTCGGCTTGCCGACGGACAGCTCGCCACGGCAGGGCACGACTTCAAGGCGGCGGGTGCCTGGCTGGCCGACAAGGCTGGACAGCACATCGGCGCCCGGTTCGTTCGACGCGCTGGGGACCGCGTCCCGGTCTCAGCGGCGCTCAGCCCAGATGGGGCCCGGGTGGCCGTCGGGTATGGAGATGGAGCGGTCGTCGTGTTTGACGCTCGCACGGCGCGACCGGTCGCGAAAGCAACCCCTCTCTCGGACCATGTGTCTCACTTGTCCTGGTCACCGGACAGCACGTCGCTGGCCACCTATGGGGAGGGGCCATGTGGCAAGATGGCCAATTCGGACTGTGTTCGCGTCACGCATTTTTTGCCAGCTGGCCCGATGACTCGGACCGTCTGGTGGTTCGATGGGAGCGCCATATCCGTCACGCTGGAGTGGGTCGGAAACGACCGGATGTTGCTGGATGACGAGATGACGGCGTTTACGGTGAGGATTCCGTAGCACTGACCTCGGCGACCAGTGAACTGATTCAGATGTCTTTTGGGGAGGCTCTTCAAATCCGTCCTTCGGGTTCAGATCGGTAAAGCGTTCGGCCTGATTTTCGTCGGAATGTTATTCCCAGCGTTCTTCTGACTCAGACCACTAGTGGATTGTCAATTTTGATTTGAGGGGTAGAGGTGGTCCAGTTTCGTACGGGCCACCTCCGTGGTAAACCGCCACTCCACCTTCACGCCCCGTGCGTTCCGACGCTCACACCACGCCTCTACCTCCTCCCGCAACCGCTCGATCCTCCCAATGCGCCGATCCAGACACTGTTTCGAAAGTGCCGCAAACTCAATCTCCACGGCGTTCAGCCAACTGCCGCGCTTCGGTGTGAAGTGGAACTCCAGCTTCTTCGCCAGGCATCGGGCCTCCGCCGCCGGAAACGTCTCGTACAACGCCGCCAGCGAATGCGTGTTGAGGTTGTCCAGTACGACCCGAATCAGCACGGCCTCAGGGTAAAGCACGTTGACGACGTGCTTGATCGCGTGAGCGAAGTCACGCTTCGTGCGCTGCTCGGTCACCCTGAGCCAGCGTCTCCCGGTCAGGGGTTCAAGCATCCCGAACACGTTCGCAGTCCCGTTTCGGACGTACTCGTCGTCAAACCGTTCCGGTTGACCTGGCTTCAGGGGCAACGGCGTCATGACGTCGTCAATCAGCTGGCAGGGCCGTTCATCGAAGCACACCACCGGGAAGAACGCGTTGTAGGGTCTGGCGTATAGATCCAGCACATCCTCCATCGCGGCCACGAACGCAGCGTTCTGGAGGGGTGGGATGACCCACTGCTCCTTCAGATGCGGTTTGAGCGCGTTTTTTTCAGCGCTTTGCGCACGGTCTCGTGACTGACTGTCTCCACGTGCCCGAGCTCGACCATCTTGTCGGCAAGGAGACGCAGCGACATCCTGGACTGACCCTTCTCGGGCGTGCACGCGAGCGCGATGAGGTGCGCTTCAGCTTCTGGTGACAGGGTGTGCGGCTTGAGGTGCTGAGGGTGCATGTGGTTGAGCGCGTGCTCCAGGCCGCCTTCGACGAAGCGCTTTCGAACACGGAACGCGGTGTTGTCACTGACGTGCAGAAACTCAACGATCTCCTGATCGGAGTGAGCAGGGCCGTTCTTATCGGCCGCCAGGAGAATGCGAGCGTGGGTGAGGCGACGAGCATGGGTCTTGCCCGCGCTCAGCAGGCGCTTGAGGGCGTCGCGTTGCTCGTCATCCAGATACACCGCGTATCTCAGCTTCATGGCCTAGCCTACCCGATGCCCCTGACCTTTGTTGACAATCCACTAGTGGTTTGAAGCAGAAGAACGCTGGGAATGGCGGGCGTACGATGCGGGTGGAGGTGGCGTATGCATCGTGGCCGGCACGCTCCCACCCTCATCCTTAGCGACACCGAGCGGCAGGTGTTGAGCAGCTTGGTTCGACGACGTCAAACCCCTCGCGGATTGGCGACCCGCGCGAAGGTGATTTTGCTGAGCGCGGATCATCCGGAATGGACGCTCACTGAGATCGGTGCCCAGGTCGGGCTGTGTGACGATACCGTCGGCACCTGGCGCAACCGCTTTGCAGTTCATCGTCTTGAGGGCTGAGCGACGCCCCCAAGTCGGGCGCGCCACGAACCATCCAGGACGACGCGGTGGAGCGGGTCGTCCGCTTGACCCTGGATACCCTCCCTGCAGACGCGACGGAGTGGAGTACCCGCAGCATGGCCAAGGCCAGTGGCCTGACGCAGAGCGCCGTGCATCGCATCTGGCAGGCGTTCGGGCTGCGGCCTCACCTGGTGTCGTCCTTCACCCTGTCGAAGGACCCACTCTTGATCGAGAAGGTACGCGACATTGTCGGGCTGTACCTCAACCCACCAGATCGGGCCCTGGTGCTGTGCGTCGACGAGAAGCCGCAGATCCAGGCGCTGGAGCGCGGCAGCATGACGTTCCCGATGCGGCCAGGGCAACCGGAGGCGACCGGACACACATACGTCCGGCATGGCATCACCACGCTGATCGCGGCGTTGGATGCCAAGGTTGGCAGTGTCATTGGGCAGTGCTACTCGCACCACCGGGCTGAAGAATTCCGGGCGTTTCTCGATGTCGTATACGCCCAGGTCCCTGCGGAGCTCGCGGTGCACATCGTCCTGGATAACTACGTGACGCTCAAGACGAAGACGATCCAGACGTGGCTGCTGGCCCATCCGAACGTGCACTTCCACTTCACGCCCACCAGTGGTTCGTGGCTGAACCTGGTCGAGTCGTGGTTCTCGTTGTTGAGCCGGAAGCGCTTGAGGCGCGGCAACTTCACGTCCCAGAACGCGCTCGAGCAGGCGATTGACGCCTTCATCGCTTCGACCAACGAGGCGCCAACGCCGTTTGTGTGGACCCGTTCGGCCGATGACATCCTGGCCAACATCAAGCGCTTCTGTGAGCCTTACCTCTCACCCAAAAATTCCCAGCGTTCTTCTGACTCAGACCACTAGTGCCTGTGCGCGTCTAGGATGGACACGACCTGCCACTACACGTAACGAATCTCGGTCGCCTGTGACTGGGCGGCCTGCCACCGATCATCGCGCTGCTCGTAGACATTCATAAACCAGCAGTCGAAGGGCATCCCGCTGTCCCCGAGGCCCTGCCACGCCGTCTGAGACGTGGCGCGAATCTCCACTCGCGCCCTGTACTGGAGGACGGCCGCGTCACGGTACACGCGTATCGTCATCTCGGTCCCAGGCTCCCAACTCACGTACCGCAATCGGCCGACGGTCAGATCACCGAGATACTCTTCCCTGGTCACCAGGGTGCCTCCCGGGGTGATCAGTTGGAAATCACGGGTATGCATGAGGTGAGCGGTCGACATATCGGCCCGGACCAGCGCCCGGATGCGACTGCGTTCAAGCCCACGGACAAAATCGGCGGTCACCTGCGTCATACCTCAATGTATCGTGCTGAACCACCAGCCCCGGTGCTACTCGTCATGCGTCGTCTGAACGGTTGTGGCGCCTAAACCGGGCTGGGGGAGGCTCCTGCCGTGATCAAAACGCAACTGGAGTGGAGGTGACCCGTAGTGCGGTTGCTCCGCTTGGGTCGAGTGGGGATCGTGGGACGCCAGGGACCATATCCGGCCAAAATATGCTTTAGTTCGCCCCTCCTACAGCCACTGGAAACAGGTCAGTCAGGTCGAAGGCGGCCTCTTCTCGTTGCTCGTCATAGAGGTGGGCATACGTCCGAAGGGTGAACGCCACATCCGAGTGGCCCAGACGGTCGCTGACCGTTTTGGGCGATACGCCACGGTGAATCATCAGCGAGGCCGCCGTGTGCCGGAGGTCATGAAAACGGATTGGGGGCAGCCCAGCCGTCTCTGTAATGGCCTTGAACCAGTCATAGAGGGCGTGAGGATTCGTCAGCCCGCCCAGCTCATTGGAGAAGATCAACCCCTGATCCTGCCAGGCTGACCCGGCATTTTCCCGCTCTACCTTCTGCCGCGCCTGATGCTCCCGCAGCTTTGAGACAGTGCCCGGCGACAGGACCACGGTCCGGCGTGATGCCTGCGTCTTGGGAGTCTGCAACATCACCCGGACTGACGACACAGTGTCTTTGCCCGCGTGCTGCTTGCCTGCCGTCCCTTCCGCCCGGACTTCGATCAGGTTATGCCGCACACGCAGGCGGGACCGCTCCCAATCCAAATCGGCCCAGTGCAAGCCCAGCAGCTCCCCGCGCCGCATGCCGGTCATTAGGGCCAGATAGAAGGCCGCGTGCAGCCGGTGCGCCTCTGAAGCCGCCAGAAATGCTGCGACCTGAGCCGCCGTCCATACTGCATCTCTTTGCGCTCGACCTTCGGGGCGCGGATCGCGTCGGCCACGTTGCGCGGCACCATCTGCCACAGCACCCCCTGCCGGAGTGCCATCTTCAGCACCCTCAGGGCGTAGGCACACATGGCCGGGCTCTTACCGTCCTTGCGGAGCTGGGTCAGCATGTGTTCCACATCTAGGGGCCGCAGCTTCTCCAGCTTCTTCTGGCCCAGGGTGGGCTTGAGGTAGAGCCGGGCCGTGTCCCGGTAGCTCCTCAGGGTGTTCTGCTTAGGCGTGGTACGTTCCTTGTGCTCCAGCCAGCGATCCAGGAAGGCAGAAACGGTCAGCCCTTCGGTATCCGCCACCATGCCGGTATGCAGGTCCGCCTGCAGGCCCCGCAGCTTCTCCTGCACCTCTGCCTGTGTCTTCCCACTGACCCAGCGCCGATCCGCCGTGCCGTCCGGCTTGTAGCCGACGACCACCCCAGCCCGCCACCCGATCGTCTTCCCAGACTTGTCTTTGCGCCGACTGAGGGTGCCTTCTCCATTTGCCCGCTTTGCCATCTTGAGCCCTCCGAGGTACCTGTGAACTGTGGCAGTCGGCAATCCTGGCAAAACGTGACTACCACAAAAGATATGCCCTCCCAGCGCGGTAAAAGTTGATTTGTGGCAGTGTGGCACTACATATCAAGGGTCAGGGCGTCTCTTCACCTGTTCTCGGCTGGGCCGTCAGTTGCAGGTCCAGAGCATCCAAGATGGCCGCCCATACCGGAGGAGGGCTACCGCTGTCCTTACCACCATTTAGGGCGCGGGTGATGGCCTGGGGGGTCTTGCCTGTAGCGCGGGCCAAATCGGCCCGGCTCATGTGTCGCTCTTCGAGCCGAGCTGAGACTACGGACCTCAATTCGTCATTCATGGACATAGCTTAACACTTACCCGCAATGAACAGTTACTGCTTGCATAGGTTGCGGGTAACTGTTAACATATTTTTAGCAGAGAGGGCGCTTCCTCCGCCAAGATTCCGCGCCCCGACTGACTCCCCTTCTCCAAGAAAAGAAGTTCCATGAACACTAGCACCCTCGCAGACGGCATTTACAGCTACACCCGCCCGGCGATGTGGGGGCAGGCGCACACCGTCACCGTCCAGGTGACCGGCGGACGGCCCACCCTGGGCACCCTGAACGGCGAAGCGATGACCGGCAACTTCTGGCCCGGCGTGGTGGCCGCCGATTTGGCCCGCTGCCCCTTCACCTTCACTCCGGCCGCCCAGCCGTTCGGCAAAGCCCGCGCCTGCCGCCTGCACCGCACCCTGTCCCGCCTGGGACTTGGCCACTCTGACCACTACCGCCTGGCATCGGCTTCACTAGGCCGTCTGGTGGACAGTCTGGCCGCCCTGACGGAGCAGGAGGCCCGGAAGGTCTGGAACCACGCTCGACAGCTCCGCATGACGTACAACCTCACCGCCGCCTGAACCAAGAGGGGCAGAGTGCCCCTCTTCAGTCCACACCCCTGCACACGCTACCGAAAGGCTACCTATGACGAACCTCCCCCATCTGCCCGCCCCCACCCTCACTGACCGCGAGCTGCCCGCCCAATACGGCGTCTGCCGGGACTGCGGCGCGACCCCGGCCCTGTTCGACCCGAGCCGGGATGACTACTTTTGCAGCCCCTGCACTCAGATTCACACCCTTTCCGCCGCCGCTGCACACCTCGAAGCGCTGGCCCTGCCGGTGCTGGCCAGCTGGGCACACCACTGGGGCGCGGTCGGTCTGCCGCAGGACCACCTGGCGGCCCTGCTGGGCGGCTTCACCCAGGAAGATCAGACGGACGGTGCGGCCCAGCTGCTCAGTGAAGCTCTGGCCGCCCATGACGTGCCCAGTTACAGCCCGGCTGGACCGGACAGGGTGCTGCTCGATGTGGA encodes:
- a CDS encoding nuclear transport factor 2 family protein; protein product: MTQVTADFVRGLERSRIRALVRADMSTAHLMHTRDFQLITPGGTLVTREEYLGDLTVGRLRYVSWEPGTEMTIRVYRDAAVLQYRARVEIRATSQTAWQGLGDSGMPFDCWFMNVYEQRDDRWQAAQSQATEIRYV
- a CDS encoding helix-turn-helix domain-containing protein, which encodes MSMNDELRSVVSARLEERHMSRADLARATGKTPQAITRALNGGKDSGSPPPVWAAILDALDLQLTAQPRTGEETP
- a CDS encoding IS630 family transposase (programmed frameshift) — protein: MKLRYAVYLDDEQRDALKRLLSAGKTHARRLTHARILLAADKNGPAHSDQEIVEFLHVSDNTAFRVRKRFVEGGLEHALNHMHPQHLKPHTLSPEAEAHLIALACTPEKGQSRMSLRLLADKMVELGHVETVSHETVRKAPEKNALKPHLKEQWVIPPLQNAAFVAAMEDVLDLYARPYNAFFPVVCFDERPCQLIDDVMTPLPLKPGQPERFDDEYVRNGTANVFGMLEPLTGRRWLRVTEQRTKRDFAHAIKHVVNVLYPEAVLIRVVLDNLNTHSLAALYETFPAAEARCLAKKLEFHFTPKRGSWLNAVEIEFAALSKQCLDRRIGRIERLREEVEAWCERRNARGVKVEWRFTTEVARTKLDHLYPSNQN
- a CDS encoding site-specific integrase; this encodes MAASEAHRLHAAFYLALMTGMRRGELLGLHWADLDWERSRLRVRHNLIEVRAEGTAGKQHAGKDTVSSVRVMLQTPKTQASRRTVVLSPGTVSKLREHQARQKVERENAGSAWQDQGLIFSNELGGLTNPHALYDWFKAITETAGLPPIRFHDLRHTAASLMIHRGVSPKTVSDRLGHSDVAFTLRTYAHLYDEQREEAAFDLTDLFPVAVGGAN
- a CDS encoding WD40 repeat domain-containing protein; translated protein: MPRSRWIVFGLLNASWILFGLGMWGSFWAFSRVFFDGGMRGPGSNFPMVLLGVLASVAVSLIITAGLITRPLKVHRPYLIVWSLPPLWLYYLTFAFAVQVFEQLLPRNVSFGSPLAVALCALAIGTALSWLLSQPPDATKPRTVHAQEPRRHVQFPKLPQWVYVVAYVVASQFIAPALQDGLEHLTAGKQTIYGGYSVQNIWARFTGDTASIELAQRSPDRASIVIAENLGGGSRVTLVRTGSRTPAWQTALPLPHPVPVWLQEQGRLLVTSQDQPSGVVLDTRTGNVLEQVDNTVTFCRRAFCSPERYARLADGQLATAGHDFKAAGAWLADKAGQHIGARFVRRAGDRVPVSAALSPDGARVAVGYGDGAVVVFDARTARPVAKATPLSDHVSHLSWSPDSTSLATYGEGPCGKMANSDCVRVTHFLPAGPMTRTVWWFDGSAISVTLEWVGNDRMLLDDEMTAFTVRIP